The following coding sequences are from one Oceaniferula flava window:
- a CDS encoding glycosyltransferase has product MTTGDTYSQPLVRPKVLHLLVGVLPGGMETLMVNLLCEQSQSNRCENVVAVLHSGDIEGSLKPTIESVAEFHDFEAKSFFSIDFVKKFKKLLHETQPDVVHCWSYDAGIVAGAIARYAYGIKVCWAIHSMDLPSRQEYSRWRFLLMKTTVAIASRLVPDTIISCSDKASAAHARFGFPLQRCQTVDNGIDTNRYNIRPELRSEVRRQLGIAGSSQVVGFVGRSHPVKRLEDFFAVASLLMQKRADLHLLVLGFTTDELYPAARERYEQLPDQSRIHFLGRQPNTELYLPAMDVTVLTSESEALPMVLMESLACGIPCVSTDVGATRRVVGKHGQCVPPKQPEQFASAVFDMLDSNLSPEKAREHVLEHFSIAVASRRYVGCYQNLAKTSAMPPLAESIQPPRKKVLHLVNDVGYGGAQVLLKRLSIGLKQQGFDQTVVSVLPIETIGKLAPEFEQAGIPVRSLNMDGPLQGLSGLVKLGRILRDEQPDLVQTWMFHSALIGEFARLFTLKKIKTLWSIHHTYLGKESSKMGTRVIHRCLAWASAALPENIIYCSKAGLDLHHASGFAPAKSELIFNGTDTEVYRPNQAANDQLRAELNIPVGAPVVGMAGRYHPQKDFANLLRAFAKVQKVIPQAHLLACGPEVTRDTDALRELADACPHSEQVHLIGPRRDMVNIYPTLDLGVLSSCEGEAFPLVLGEAMACEVPCVATDVGDSALIIGDTGKIVPPRDSTALAKEIVSMLQLSDNSYRFLAQRARKRVQEHFGLHTYIDAHASLYHQLLGLFVPAEETRAALPLLSKSSTRAFAKPITSKHSAA; this is encoded by the coding sequence ATGACTACTGGAGATACATATTCTCAACCACTTGTTCGGCCCAAGGTCCTGCACCTGCTCGTGGGTGTTTTGCCTGGTGGCATGGAGACTTTAATGGTGAATTTGCTCTGCGAACAAAGCCAATCCAATCGATGTGAAAACGTGGTGGCTGTATTGCATTCAGGCGATATCGAAGGTTCTTTAAAACCGACTATCGAGTCGGTGGCTGAGTTTCATGATTTTGAGGCCAAGTCGTTTTTCTCCATTGATTTCGTCAAAAAATTCAAAAAGCTACTTCATGAAACCCAGCCTGACGTCGTTCATTGTTGGAGTTACGATGCTGGAATCGTAGCTGGTGCAATCGCTCGGTATGCCTATGGCATTAAAGTTTGCTGGGCGATTCACTCGATGGATCTGCCCTCGCGCCAAGAATACAGTCGCTGGAGGTTTTTGCTAATGAAGACCACTGTCGCTATCGCATCGCGCCTGGTTCCTGACACAATCATCTCATGCTCTGACAAGGCTTCTGCTGCACATGCTCGGTTCGGTTTTCCTCTCCAACGTTGTCAGACCGTTGACAATGGAATTGATACCAATCGCTATAATATCCGGCCAGAGTTGCGGAGCGAAGTTCGCCGGCAGTTAGGGATTGCCGGTTCCTCTCAGGTAGTGGGTTTTGTCGGGCGTTCTCACCCCGTGAAACGCTTGGAGGATTTCTTCGCCGTTGCTTCCTTGTTGATGCAAAAACGAGCCGATTTGCACTTGCTTGTGCTGGGCTTCACCACAGACGAACTCTACCCCGCGGCGCGTGAAAGGTATGAGCAACTACCTGACCAATCTCGGATACATTTCCTAGGGCGTCAGCCCAATACAGAACTATATCTGCCCGCTATGGATGTTACGGTGCTGACATCGGAGTCAGAAGCCTTGCCAATGGTGCTAATGGAGTCGCTGGCCTGTGGTATTCCATGTGTCAGCACCGATGTGGGTGCTACCCGCAGGGTGGTAGGAAAGCACGGGCAGTGTGTTCCGCCCAAACAACCTGAACAATTTGCCTCAGCTGTCTTTGACATGCTCGATTCTAACCTTTCTCCCGAGAAAGCTAGAGAGCACGTGTTGGAACATTTCTCGATTGCCGTGGCATCGAGACGATATGTCGGATGCTACCAGAATCTAGCCAAGACCTCCGCAATGCCACCACTGGCAGAGTCGATTCAACCACCACGCAAAAAGGTCCTGCACTTGGTAAACGACGTTGGTTACGGCGGCGCCCAGGTGCTGTTGAAACGCCTCAGCATCGGTTTGAAGCAGCAGGGATTTGATCAGACTGTTGTGTCGGTTCTGCCAATCGAAACAATCGGCAAACTAGCTCCCGAGTTCGAGCAAGCAGGTATTCCTGTGCGCAGTTTGAATATGGATGGACCACTTCAAGGGCTGTCTGGTTTGGTTAAACTTGGGCGTATATTACGCGATGAACAGCCTGATTTAGTGCAGACATGGATGTTTCACTCCGCCCTCATTGGTGAGTTCGCGCGACTCTTTACTTTGAAGAAAATCAAAACCCTCTGGAGTATTCATCACACCTATCTGGGTAAGGAATCCTCGAAAATGGGGACGCGTGTGATTCATCGTTGTCTGGCTTGGGCCTCAGCGGCACTACCCGAGAATATTATTTACTGTTCCAAAGCCGGATTGGATTTGCATCACGCTAGTGGCTTTGCTCCTGCCAAATCAGAGCTGATTTTCAACGGCACGGACACCGAGGTTTACCGACCCAATCAAGCTGCCAACGATCAACTCAGAGCCGAGCTGAACATTCCTGTCGGTGCTCCCGTGGTCGGTATGGCCGGGCGTTATCATCCACAAAAAGATTTTGCCAATTTGTTACGAGCATTCGCGAAGGTGCAGAAGGTTATCCCACAAGCGCACCTGTTAGCTTGTGGTCCCGAAGTGACTCGAGATACCGATGCCCTGCGCGAGTTAGCCGATGCGTGTCCTCATTCGGAGCAAGTTCATCTCATCGGTCCTCGCCGCGACATGGTAAATATATACCCGACACTTGACCTTGGTGTGCTCAGCTCTTGTGAAGGGGAAGCCTTTCCTCTGGTGCTGGGTGAAGCGATGGCATGCGAAGTTCCTTGTGTGGCCACCGATGTGGGGGATTCAGCACTGATCATTGGCGACACCGGAAAAATTGTGCCGCCCCGTGACTCGACAGCGTTAGCCAAGGAAATAGTTTCTATGCTCCAACTTTCGGATAACTCCTACCGCTTTCTGGCACAGCGTGCCAGAAAGCGGGTGCAGGAACACTTTGGTCTGCACACTTACATTGATGCTCATGCTTCCCTCTATCATCAATTGTTAGGATTGTTTGTGCCTGCAGAAGAAACACGAGCAGCACTGCCACTCCTTTCGAAGAGCTCCACAAGAGCCTTTGCAAAACCCATCACAAGTAAACATTCAGCCGCCTGA
- a CDS encoding polysaccharide deacetylase family protein translates to MTSNTRKILQSGLTALSACGLTRWCRKKQTGACILMYHGFSNGKHRGLENHSRLHLDIKGFRHTAKVLKKHYNVIPLQLLADMMAAGQTIPPNTVVLTFDDGYASNYHLALPVLEEMGLHATVFASTGFIEGEMYQWPDRIEYAIDHCPSETLKLNFPGLPEELSLKNIEQRKQALLLLDPALKKIPQGRHLESIDHIEQAAGVALADDPNPADIYRPLTWDQLRELEKSKYASIGAHTHVHAILGHCPPSFARQDMRRCTELLKEKGGVENPTFAYPNGQPGDYNQETREILKDLGYSVALTTVMEFNPSDQDLLTLKRMGTPRNGYQADTICSGLMHRVKPPLVDACRKFIPINA, encoded by the coding sequence ATGACATCGAATACACGAAAAATACTCCAATCAGGGCTGACGGCCTTGAGCGCTTGCGGCCTAACAAGGTGGTGTCGCAAGAAACAAACCGGCGCATGCATCCTGATGTATCACGGTTTTTCCAATGGTAAGCATCGAGGCCTTGAGAATCATTCTCGCTTACATCTCGACATCAAAGGGTTTCGCCACACCGCGAAGGTTCTAAAAAAACATTACAACGTCATCCCGCTACAACTGCTCGCAGACATGATGGCCGCAGGGCAAACTATTCCGCCTAACACAGTGGTTCTCACGTTCGATGATGGTTACGCATCGAACTACCATTTGGCACTCCCAGTTCTGGAAGAAATGGGTCTGCACGCCACGGTTTTTGCCTCCACGGGCTTCATCGAAGGTGAGATGTATCAGTGGCCGGACCGTATTGAATACGCGATCGATCATTGTCCTTCCGAAACCTTAAAACTGAATTTCCCCGGCTTGCCAGAGGAGTTGAGTTTGAAAAACATTGAACAACGTAAACAGGCACTCCTTCTTCTCGACCCTGCGTTAAAGAAAATCCCTCAAGGGAGACATCTGGAAAGTATCGATCACATTGAACAAGCTGCTGGTGTTGCCTTGGCTGATGATCCTAATCCTGCGGATATCTATCGGCCACTGACTTGGGATCAGCTGCGTGAGTTGGAAAAATCGAAATACGCGAGCATCGGTGCACATACTCATGTCCATGCCATTCTTGGGCACTGCCCGCCCAGCTTTGCTCGCCAAGACATGCGACGCTGCACCGAGCTATTGAAAGAAAAAGGAGGCGTTGAGAACCCAACATTTGCTTACCCCAATGGGCAACCGGGTGATTATAACCAAGAAACCAGAGAGATCCTTAAGGACCTCGGGTATTCCGTCGCATTGACCACAGTGATGGAGTTTAACCCATCTGATCAAGATTTGCTAACGCTCAAACGCATGGGGACTCCGAGAAACGGGTATCAGGCAGACACGATTTGTTCGGGTTTGATGCATCGCGTCAAGCCTCCGCTGGTCGATGCCTGTCGCAAATTTATTCCAATCAATGCCTAA
- a CDS encoding glycosyltransferase family 4 protein, with protein MPDIVHLCYPGVGGQAAVATGLAIEGSRAGVSHGVVFYGIETTAPQYLQLCDAHDIEHMTIVKQPGFGLSARRQLAQTIRSMAPSIVVSHHHDTAVTVSALTLLGCSDDRPLRIFVEHHSNALKSKKDWLLSTLAHRSCDQTVFLTEAYRREVHAKIGRWLDFEKTTVIANGLDLSFYQPVDHGCDTSVIGMQGRMDTGKDFESLIRAFAIIAKGHQSLRLELIGDGPHRDRLEKLCRDLSIEARVNFTGFLKHEELIAHMSEWQIAVLMTDGETLSMAILEIWALALPLVSTRVAGVQDLVNDGVDALLVNPADVAALGETLLKLIQESDLAKSLGLAGRDRVLVEFNRQQIWQQYVELSSRVAPRLSHHLSTCVHDSRIS; from the coding sequence ATGCCTGATATCGTTCATCTCTGTTATCCGGGTGTTGGTGGACAGGCTGCTGTCGCCACAGGGCTTGCCATTGAGGGGAGTCGTGCAGGCGTCTCTCATGGTGTTGTTTTCTATGGGATTGAAACCACTGCGCCGCAATATCTGCAGCTTTGTGATGCGCATGACATCGAGCACATGACGATTGTTAAACAGCCTGGATTCGGGTTGTCGGCACGACGCCAGCTTGCACAAACGATCCGCAGCATGGCTCCGAGCATCGTGGTTTCCCATCACCACGATACTGCAGTAACGGTGTCGGCATTGACCTTGTTAGGTTGTAGCGATGACCGCCCACTCAGAATCTTTGTGGAGCACCATTCGAATGCTCTGAAAAGCAAGAAGGATTGGTTGTTGTCGACCCTCGCTCACCGCAGCTGCGACCAAACAGTTTTCCTCACAGAGGCTTATCGTCGTGAGGTACATGCTAAAATCGGGAGGTGGTTGGATTTTGAAAAAACAACTGTCATCGCGAACGGCCTTGATCTCTCATTCTATCAGCCTGTTGATCATGGCTGTGACACGTCTGTCATTGGGATGCAGGGGCGGATGGACACAGGGAAGGATTTTGAATCCCTGATCCGTGCCTTCGCCATAATTGCAAAAGGTCATCAATCGCTCAGACTCGAATTAATCGGCGATGGGCCTCATCGTGATCGACTGGAAAAGCTGTGCCGTGATTTGAGCATCGAGGCTCGTGTCAACTTCACCGGTTTCCTTAAACATGAAGAACTCATCGCACATATGTCCGAGTGGCAGATCGCTGTTCTCATGACGGATGGTGAGACCTTAAGCATGGCGATTTTGGAAATCTGGGCCTTGGCTCTGCCATTGGTATCCACTCGGGTAGCCGGGGTTCAAGACCTGGTGAATGACGGCGTTGATGCTCTGCTTGTTAACCCTGCAGACGTGGCGGCCCTTGGCGAAACACTGCTAAAACTCATCCAAGAATCGGACTTAGCAAAATCCCTAGGCCTTGCAGGTCGCGACAGAGTTCTTGTGGAGTTCAATCGTCAGCAAATCTGGCAACAATACGTCGAACTCTCTTCGCGCGTAGCTCCACGGCTCAGCCACCATCTCTCGACATGTGTCCACGACTCTAGAATTTCCTAA
- a CDS encoding O-antigen ligase family protein has protein sequence MTNLPQITNATSSANGDEPGPSVWWVWLATATFCALTVPYATNFIQWANDFGVLPIRPAIYLVLASVACLVVTFGRRPDLTVTSLLILSFQLIYIFESVVLHRYDHPSGRYYPMMTHGAMFVGIFSIAWFLGVSHRLSALPMKMAAASIVVICSLANIAEWFGVHEFTIVVGRAAGFHGDPNNASIAIVLALAVFLSYSKNIWVSFAMIALSFIAVAITLSRSGMIAEVLVSVAFLVSAYRRQPAAVLQALAVTVPIVILGIGFLISQMSTETLRESDVQDRLGALLGKDSGKMASGERMKDLSDGLRAIREQPVFGYGVGTGTGKWQPHNQLVAVWIDGGIIFAGLYLAILASMALKCLMAGGRGGLCLLAVVIFIPFSQLLHTSMAYWTTCIVFINLTSTRFITLQWSGSSAVGQTVSDPSPSTSQTSHA, from the coding sequence ATGACTAACCTTCCACAGATCACAAACGCTACCAGCTCCGCCAATGGCGATGAGCCAGGGCCAAGCGTGTGGTGGGTTTGGCTCGCGACAGCTACTTTCTGTGCGCTAACAGTTCCATATGCCACGAACTTCATTCAATGGGCGAACGACTTTGGAGTATTGCCCATTCGCCCGGCGATCTACCTGGTCTTGGCATCTGTAGCTTGTCTGGTCGTAACCTTTGGGCGTCGGCCAGATTTGACGGTCACCAGCTTATTGATTTTGTCGTTCCAGCTGATTTACATTTTCGAGAGCGTTGTATTACACCGCTACGACCATCCATCCGGACGCTATTACCCGATGATGACTCACGGAGCTATGTTCGTAGGAATTTTCAGCATCGCTTGGTTTCTCGGCGTCAGTCATCGATTAAGTGCTCTGCCTATGAAAATGGCCGCGGCGAGTATTGTGGTGATTTGCTCGCTGGCAAACATTGCAGAGTGGTTTGGTGTCCATGAGTTCACCATCGTGGTTGGTCGGGCCGCCGGTTTTCATGGCGACCCTAACAATGCATCGATCGCCATCGTGCTAGCCTTGGCGGTATTCTTATCCTACTCGAAAAATATCTGGGTTTCTTTCGCGATGATCGCTCTCAGCTTTATCGCGGTTGCCATCACTCTGAGCCGGTCCGGTATGATTGCCGAGGTTCTGGTGAGTGTGGCTTTTCTCGTTAGTGCTTATCGGCGTCAACCTGCTGCAGTGCTTCAGGCTCTTGCCGTGACTGTGCCTATTGTGATTCTTGGTATCGGTTTTTTGATCTCTCAGATGTCCACCGAGACTCTCCGAGAGTCGGATGTTCAAGATCGATTGGGGGCTTTGTTAGGAAAAGATTCAGGGAAGATGGCTTCCGGCGAGCGAATGAAAGACCTCAGCGACGGACTGCGTGCTATTCGTGAACAACCCGTGTTTGGCTACGGCGTGGGCACCGGCACGGGCAAATGGCAGCCACATAATCAACTGGTGGCCGTGTGGATCGATGGTGGCATCATCTTCGCCGGGCTCTATCTGGCAATCTTGGCCTCCATGGCCTTGAAATGCCTGATGGCTGGTGGGCGAGGGGGACTGTGCTTGCTCGCTGTGGTCATTTTCATCCCTTTTAGCCAGCTGCTTCACACCTCGATGGCCTATTGGACCACGTGCATCGTATTCATCAATCTAACATCTACCCGCTTCATCACCTTGCAGTGGTCGGGTAGCTCGGCAGTGGGGCAGACCGTGTCCGATCCTTCACCTTCAACCTCTCAGACCAGTCATGCCTGA
- a CDS encoding exopolysaccharide biosynthesis polyprenyl glycosylphosphotransferase — protein sequence MNSSLFQLEAIDRAYARFASISCARVIVGRLNEKFWSISFFSLAVFASWLAFQLTPSADATPPSLIIQVLTCLTFATGFTASAHVLGATSHLVTRKVTLLVVKLVFCTCIAALAVNVVVSFILYQPVGRYVMAIAMGGTALFACLLRSATWMFSAAYMPKISLVGDEKFCEESSELLKKKNLPLKIQTFSLRQDCQVSPSFLCDFDASSYPVSIHRLCQRLNDSEADHIVYQPAHWEVLEQPLVEALASGKTVSPFSQYVEEHYQTMPTWEIPNSGLFSKSFANSSPSFLMAKRLCDVALAIVGLICAMPLLAIAAVMIKLEDGGPVFYNQQRVGRYGKTFTIYKLRSMCTNSEASGAKWASKGDSRITRIGKIIRRTRVDELPQFLNILLGDMSFIGPRPERPEFTESLDVELAHYNLRHLLKPGLTGWAQINYPYGDSIEDAKQKLTYDLYYVKYATLALDLQITLRTIGAAMQGAR from the coding sequence ATGAACTCATCACTCTTCCAGCTTGAGGCTATTGATAGAGCCTATGCACGCTTCGCAAGCATTAGCTGTGCGCGTGTTATCGTAGGTCGCTTGAATGAGAAGTTTTGGTCGATCTCCTTTTTCTCTCTCGCCGTGTTTGCTTCTTGGTTGGCATTCCAGCTCACCCCATCGGCCGATGCCACGCCTCCGTCTTTAATTATTCAGGTGCTGACTTGTCTGACCTTTGCCACCGGTTTTACAGCGTCCGCTCATGTGCTCGGAGCCACGAGCCATCTGGTGACCAGGAAGGTGACATTGTTAGTGGTGAAATTGGTTTTCTGCACCTGTATCGCAGCCTTGGCGGTCAATGTAGTGGTGAGCTTTATTTTGTATCAGCCTGTTGGTCGCTATGTCATGGCCATTGCGATGGGAGGCACAGCTCTGTTCGCATGTTTATTACGCTCTGCGACCTGGATGTTCAGCGCTGCTTACATGCCTAAAATCAGTTTGGTCGGGGATGAGAAGTTCTGTGAGGAAAGTAGCGAGCTACTGAAAAAGAAGAACCTGCCTTTAAAAATTCAAACCTTCAGCTTGCGGCAGGATTGCCAGGTATCGCCGTCTTTCCTCTGTGATTTCGACGCTTCCAGCTATCCAGTTTCTATCCATCGACTGTGTCAGCGCCTGAATGATTCGGAGGCCGATCATATCGTCTACCAGCCAGCACACTGGGAGGTGTTAGAACAACCTCTCGTAGAAGCCTTGGCCTCCGGGAAAACCGTATCGCCATTTTCCCAATACGTGGAGGAGCATTACCAAACTATGCCCACCTGGGAGATTCCCAACTCTGGCTTGTTCAGTAAATCCTTCGCCAATTCTTCACCCAGCTTTCTGATGGCTAAACGATTATGTGATGTGGCACTAGCCATTGTTGGGCTGATCTGCGCCATGCCCTTGCTCGCCATCGCTGCTGTGATGATCAAATTGGAAGATGGTGGCCCAGTCTTCTACAACCAACAACGTGTGGGTCGCTACGGTAAAACTTTCACGATTTATAAACTGCGCTCTATGTGCACCAACTCGGAAGCTTCAGGTGCCAAATGGGCCAGTAAGGGGGATTCCAGAATTACACGTATCGGTAAAATTATCCGGCGCACACGCGTCGACGAACTACCACAGTTTTTGAATATTCTGCTCGGCGACATGAGCTTCATTGGTCCGCGTCCCGAACGCCCGGAGTTTACCGAATCGCTCGATGTTGAACTGGCACATTACAATCTCCGGCACCTTTTGAAGCCCGGACTAACAGGATGGGCTCAAATTAATTACCCTTACGGTGACAGCATCGAAGATGCCAAGCAGAAGCTGACCTACGATCTCTACTACGTGAAATACGCCACTCTGGCGCTCGATCTGCAAATTACCCTGCGCACTATCGGTGCCGCTATGCAGGGAGCTCGCTGA
- the murJ gene encoding murein biosynthesis integral membrane protein MurJ codes for METVSTAPLVSGSPAPRRSVFALLLRCITTIAGLSLAAKGLGFLRDAAAAAIFGTSDAMDAYVLALSVPTLLAGLLGAAMPTAIIPAYALAKRKGGSESAVAVVANGIFLQAMVATGICLLLALLSQPLMQVVAGEFGGEKMQLCRNLFLLLLLFSILYSIGNAATAGLQAEKRFALGALAPAIVPLVALVSLLLFHASFGIYAMAFGLVLGSLVYLVVLSKGLLKEFGSSCFIPKFQGHGCGQLLRDSSLLLIGGAVFGGCVMIDVSIASRLEPGTVATFGYADKVIGIVLSLAGVALGQSLLPYLADLSAANDLPGLRKMGWKISWAVIAVTIPMVLALWFSADLVTQLLFQRGEFDSSATARVADALRWGSLQFPAAALGIVASKMVVSMGGVRYMCVVSTIALIANFFLDVALAPHFGLAGILIATAIVHALSAGLLFLKTLRS; via the coding sequence TTGGAAACTGTCAGTACAGCACCACTTGTTTCTGGGTCACCAGCTCCCAGGAGGTCTGTATTTGCCCTACTGTTACGCTGTATCACGACCATTGCCGGTCTCAGTTTAGCCGCCAAGGGCTTGGGTTTCCTGAGAGATGCAGCAGCAGCTGCCATTTTTGGCACCAGTGATGCGATGGATGCCTATGTGCTCGCTCTTTCCGTGCCTACTTTGTTAGCCGGTCTTCTAGGAGCAGCCATGCCGACAGCGATCATCCCTGCCTATGCGTTGGCGAAAAGAAAAGGCGGCAGCGAATCTGCCGTCGCTGTTGTAGCGAACGGAATCTTCCTTCAAGCCATGGTGGCTACAGGGATTTGCTTGCTGCTGGCTCTGCTATCCCAACCCTTGATGCAGGTGGTAGCCGGTGAATTTGGCGGAGAGAAAATGCAACTCTGTAGGAATCTGTTCCTTCTGCTACTTCTTTTTTCCATACTCTACAGCATCGGCAATGCAGCCACTGCAGGGCTACAAGCGGAGAAACGCTTTGCACTCGGCGCCTTGGCTCCTGCCATAGTGCCTTTGGTGGCTCTTGTTAGCTTACTTCTTTTTCATGCGTCGTTCGGTATCTATGCCATGGCTTTTGGCTTGGTTCTGGGTTCACTCGTTTATCTGGTAGTCCTCTCAAAAGGTCTGCTGAAAGAGTTTGGATCCAGTTGTTTCATTCCGAAGTTCCAAGGTCACGGCTGCGGACAATTACTGCGTGACTCCAGTTTACTGTTGATAGGCGGAGCCGTTTTCGGCGGCTGTGTGATGATTGATGTCAGTATCGCGTCGCGTCTGGAACCCGGAACCGTAGCGACCTTTGGTTACGCCGATAAGGTCATCGGGATTGTGCTCTCTTTGGCCGGAGTGGCCCTAGGTCAGTCGCTTTTACCCTATCTTGCCGATCTCAGTGCGGCGAATGATTTACCCGGGCTGAGAAAGATGGGGTGGAAGATTTCTTGGGCGGTAATCGCAGTGACAATTCCAATGGTTTTGGCGCTCTGGTTCTCTGCCGATCTAGTGACTCAACTGCTCTTCCAGCGTGGTGAATTTGATAGTTCAGCCACCGCTCGTGTCGCAGACGCCTTGCGCTGGGGAAGTCTGCAATTTCCCGCGGCTGCACTCGGTATCGTGGCTTCCAAAATGGTCGTTTCCATGGGGGGAGTGAGGTATATGTGCGTGGTTTCGACCATTGCCTTGATCGCTAATTTCTTCCTCGACGTCGCTCTGGCACCGCATTTCGGCCTCGCCGGTATCCTCATCGCTACAGCCATTGTGCACGCACTTTCCGCGGGGCTGCTCTTTTTGAAAACCCTTAGATCATGA
- a CDS encoding glycosyltransferase family 4 protein, with translation MRILQIITRMDSIGGAQRHVVELCQAARAAGHEVHLAYGGSCALSFQETEGIELHPIGAMLREISPLKDWAAMKELLDLMKKIHPDLVATHSTKAGILGRLAAARAKVCNLHTVHGWSVSFSGNAFKRLIYRQIESRVHRLADGIICVCKYDHAHALKLGFDPEKLRVIYNGRPYSSVQANIKTDNFEEPVRIVSIGRMAWPKQPEQLLRYLTVDRESRLDLLGDGPREEEVKNYAKELGVSDRVTFHGHVDQIDPILAQADIFALVSDWEGFPMSTLEAMAVGLPTVVSRVGGAAEAIDEGVTGFTIARGDEQALHSCLKKLVAAPDLRRDLGRAARELYNRKFKLSAMVTETLEFYQECLSGSSPSSSE, from the coding sequence ATGCGTATATTACAAATCATTACTCGCATGGACTCCATTGGCGGAGCCCAGCGACATGTCGTGGAGCTCTGCCAGGCGGCCCGTGCTGCTGGCCACGAGGTGCATCTGGCCTACGGGGGAAGCTGCGCATTGAGTTTTCAAGAAACCGAAGGAATCGAGCTGCATCCGATCGGAGCCATGCTCCGAGAGATCTCCCCGCTCAAGGACTGGGCGGCAATGAAGGAGCTGTTGGATTTGATGAAAAAGATCCACCCCGATCTGGTGGCCACCCATTCCACCAAGGCCGGGATTTTAGGCCGACTCGCTGCCGCTCGCGCCAAAGTTTGCAATCTGCACACGGTGCACGGCTGGTCGGTCAGCTTCTCTGGCAATGCATTCAAGAGACTGATCTATCGACAAATCGAAAGTCGCGTCCACCGCCTGGCCGATGGAATCATCTGCGTCTGTAAATACGACCACGCACATGCACTCAAGCTGGGGTTCGATCCGGAAAAGCTGCGTGTGATCTACAATGGCCGCCCCTATAGCTCGGTTCAGGCTAATATAAAAACAGATAACTTTGAAGAACCTGTTAGGATAGTATCTATCGGTCGCATGGCGTGGCCCAAGCAACCGGAGCAGCTGTTGCGCTACCTCACGGTGGATCGTGAATCACGGCTTGATCTATTAGGCGATGGTCCGCGTGAAGAGGAAGTGAAGAACTATGCCAAAGAGCTGGGCGTTAGCGATCGGGTCACCTTCCACGGCCATGTCGATCAGATCGACCCCATTCTAGCGCAGGCAGATATTTTCGCCTTGGTGTCTGATTGGGAAGGCTTTCCGATGTCCACTCTGGAAGCGATGGCAGTGGGGCTGCCGACGGTGGTTTCTCGAGTAGGAGGTGCGGCTGAAGCGATTGATGAAGGGGTCACGGGCTTCACTATTGCTCGTGGAGATGAACAGGCCCTGCATAGTTGCTTGAAAAAACTGGTAGCTGCGCCAGACCTTCGTCGAGATCTAGGCCGTGCAGCGCGTGAACTTTACAATCGGAAGTTTAAACTTTCTGCCATGGTGACAGAAACGCTGGAGTTCTATCAGGAATGTCTGTCAGGTAGCTCGCCCAGCAGCTCCGAATGA